The genomic stretch aagacCGAATACCGTATCTATTTCCTATTCCCAGTGTATATGCAATATATCTACCCATCTGGTTATTGTTGATAGGCTTTACATTAGTTGGAACATTCTTAGGATTTCTCTTGCTTACCACCGAGAATCCTTAATCCATCAAAGCTAGCGAATAGTTTTAATTGCATTACAATCTACCTTTATTCGTTCACTATAGGATACTTAACATACTTGAAGCAAGTCATTATATTAAGTTTACTTTCGttattgtatattttaCATAATACTATATGCACTTTATATGATGCTATATCAATGagtaaaatatatagatatttaataggacattaataattcattaataaatcaaaattaaatatctaatttttACTTATAGTTATATTCTAAACCCAAAGTGGTTTACCTTTGGCATCAATTTTCTTAGCTAAAATTGTAACTTGCTCATCCCATTCCACCAATCTATCTTTcatttttgtaatttggTCACCACTTATGATTCTT from Henningerozyma blattae CBS 6284 chromosome 4, complete genome encodes the following:
- the TBLA0D01590 gene encoding uncharacterized protein (similar to Saccharomyces cerevisiae YIL102C-A; ancestral locus Anc_5.262), with the protein product MNRFVLLVILFIYYMTWLILPMFEFEDRIPYLFPIPSVYAIYLPIWLLLIGFTLVGTFLGFLLLTTENP